The following proteins are co-located in the Deltaproteobacteria bacterium HGW-Deltaproteobacteria-2 genome:
- a CDS encoding prephenate dehydrogenase/arogenate dehydrogenase family protein: MKNIKVGIIGGTNGMGKWFAGLLKKESYTVHVCGRKTKLGISDLAKLCEVIVVAVPISATADIIRKVGPMLNKDMLLMDLTSLKKEPVKMMLANSQAEVIGCHPLFGPQVKDSSGQNVILCPARGKKWLNWLKAVFKKNKLAVWEATPEKHDKMMAVIQALNHFNTITLGMALARTNVTLADVNKFSTPIFRTKLDIIRKVFVESPELYLDIITGNPQTGKMLDIYEQALKDIRSKIKSGNKTESKKAIKKTAEKLYGSKDK; encoded by the coding sequence ATGAAAAATATTAAAGTGGGGATAATCGGCGGCACCAACGGCATGGGAAAATGGTTTGCCGGCTTGCTCAAAAAAGAAAGTTACACCGTCCATGTTTGCGGCAGAAAAACCAAGCTGGGTATAAGCGATTTAGCCAAACTTTGTGAGGTAATAGTTGTGGCCGTGCCTATTTCCGCCACTGCCGATATAATCAGAAAAGTCGGCCCGATGTTAAACAAAGATATGCTTCTGATGGATCTAACTTCGCTGAAAAAAGAACCGGTTAAAATGATGCTGGCTAATTCTCAGGCGGAGGTTATCGGTTGTCATCCTCTTTTCGGACCTCAAGTGAAAGATTCCTCCGGTCAGAATGTTATTTTGTGTCCGGCACGCGGGAAAAAGTGGTTGAACTGGCTCAAAGCTGTATTTAAAAAAAATAAACTGGCTGTCTGGGAAGCAACTCCCGAAAAGCATGATAAAATGATGGCTGTTATTCAAGCGCTCAATCATTTTAACACCATTACCCTGGGAATGGCTCTTGCCCGGACGAATGTTACTCTTGCGGATGTAAACAAATTTTCTACACCTATTTTTCGGACAAAGTTGGACATTATCAGAAAAGTTTTCGTGGAAAGTCCTGAACTGTACCTTGATATAATAACGGGAAATCCGCAAACCGGTAAAATGCTGGATATCTACGAACAAGCGCTAAAAGATATCAGATCAAAAATTAAATCCGGCAATAAAACTGAATCTAAAAAAGCAATCAAAAAAACGGCAGAAAAATTATATGGAAGCAAAGATAAATAA
- a CDS encoding shikimate kinase: MNVVLIGYRATGKSTVGKILSTKLKIAFCDTDLLVEKKMAMPIREIVALHGWDYFRIKEKETIKTLTKKKSAIIATGGGVVLDQENVNLLKQTSVIIWLNAPVPDIVKRLSKDAQSKAIRPQFTTGNIAEETVDVMKQRLPLYEGAADYIVDTTGKKAIQVAEEIYQYLRKSGNLDKINKK, translated from the coding sequence ATGAATGTTGTCTTAATCGGTTATCGGGCAACAGGAAAATCCACAGTAGGCAAAATTCTTTCCACTAAGCTGAAAATTGCTTTTTGTGATACCGATTTGCTGGTGGAAAAGAAAATGGCGATGCCGATTAGAGAAATTGTTGCGCTTCATGGGTGGGATTATTTTCGCATCAAAGAAAAAGAGACAATTAAAACTCTGACGAAAAAAAAATCGGCTATTATTGCTACGGGTGGTGGAGTAGTTTTGGACCAGGAGAATGTAAATCTTTTAAAGCAGACAAGTGTAATAATCTGGCTTAATGCTCCCGTGCCGGATATTGTCAAGCGGCTCAGCAAAGATGCGCAGAGCAAGGCTATAAGACCGCAGTTTACAACTGGAAATATTGCTGAGGAGACTGTCGATGTCATGAAGCAAAGGCTTCCTTTATATGAAGGAGCCGCTGATTATATTGTGGATACAACAGGTAAAAAAGCTATACAAGTTGCCGAAGAAATTTATCAGTATTTGCGTAAATCGGGAAATTTGGATAAAATAAATAAAAAGTAA
- a CDS encoding chorismate synthase — MAGNTIGSIFRVTTWGESHGAALGAVVDGCPAGLSLNESDIQQALDRRKPSGSVSSTTRKEGDKVEILSGVFEGKTTGTPVSLIIRNVDAKSSSYDELKDVFRPGQGDFTYLNKYGIRDWRGGGRASGRETAARVAAGAIAAKVIVQSGIDVIAYTQAIGAIEIDRGRMPSDKNLRKSVLGNSLFCPDAQAAAAMEKKIAVVRKKGDSLGGVVEIVASGCTAGLGEPVFDKMDADLAKALMSIGSVKAVEIGDGMEVAGRMGSEVNDQMNKKGFKTNHAGGILAGITNGEKIVLRAYCKPIPSIAKPQHTIDCRGKERIIEIQGRHDICVLPRIVPVCEAMVNIVLADHLLRQKAISE, encoded by the coding sequence ATGGCTGGTAATACCATAGGTAGTATTTTTCGCGTAACCACCTGGGGAGAATCGCATGGGGCGGCGCTGGGAGCGGTTGTGGATGGCTGTCCGGCAGGGCTGTCTTTGAATGAATCCGATATTCAGCAGGCACTGGATAGAAGAAAGCCTTCCGGCTCGGTTTCCTCCACGACAAGGAAAGAGGGTGACAAGGTTGAAATTCTCTCTGGTGTTTTCGAGGGCAAAACAACAGGCACCCCTGTTTCGTTAATCATTAGAAACGTTGACGCGAAATCGTCTTCTTACGATGAATTAAAAGATGTGTTCCGTCCGGGTCAGGGAGACTTTACCTATTTGAATAAATATGGAATCCGCGACTGGCGGGGTGGAGGACGCGCTTCCGGCAGAGAAACGGCTGCCCGTGTAGCTGCGGGAGCAATTGCCGCAAAGGTAATTGTCCAATCAGGCATTGATGTCATAGCTTACACACAGGCAATCGGCGCAATCGAAATTGACCGCGGCAGGATGCCGTCAGATAAAAATTTAAGAAAATCTGTGCTGGGGAATTCTCTTTTCTGCCCGGATGCACAGGCTGCAGCGGCAATGGAAAAAAAGATTGCGGTAGTTCGTAAAAAAGGGGATTCGCTGGGCGGAGTAGTGGAAATTGTCGCCAGTGGCTGTACAGCAGGTCTAGGGGAGCCGGTCTTTGATAAGATGGATGCGGATCTGGCCAAAGCTCTGATGAGCATCGGTTCGGTGAAAGCGGTGGAAATTGGCGATGGCATGGAAGTCGCTGGCAGAATGGGCTCGGAAGTCAATGATCAGATGAATAAAAAAGGATTTAAAACAAATCATGCGGGAGGAATACTCGCGGGCATAACAAATGGCGAAAAAATTGTGCTGAGGGCTTATTGTAAACCGATTCCTTCCATAGCGAAACCGCAACACACTATAGATTGCAGAGGAAAAGAAAGAATAATCGAAATTCAGGGAAGACATGATATTTGCGTTTTGCCCAGGATTGTGCCGGTTTGTGAAGCGATGGTGAACATTGTTCTGGCAGATCATTTACTAAGGCAGAAAGCGATAAGCGAATGA